ACGGCTTCGCGGTCAGGTCGTCGCCACGAACCCGGGCGACGTGCTGGTACTTCGCTGCGCCCAGGTCCTCGACGCCGTAGACGTACGTGTACCCGCGGTCCCGCAACAGCCAGCCGGACCACTGCACGTTCGCACTCGACGGAATGGGCGTGAGGCTCTTGAGCTTGAAGGTCTTGGTGTCGAAGCGAGCCAGATAGTTGCTGGCCCAGCGCCAGTCCCACTGGCCCGTCCCGGTCTTCTCGAAGCGCAGCGCGACCACGTCGAGGTCACGGCCGGCGTGGCTGGTCTGAGCTGCCCCGAACCAGTACCAGCCGTTGGACGGCGGCGGAACGAGTGCCGTCGGGTTGGTCGCCGTACCGCCGGTGACCGTCTTCAGCTTCGTGCCCTGCTGGATCACGAACGAGTTGTTGATGAACGGCGTGGTGGTCGGACGGGTGCCGTCCGGGTTCACCGGGCCGAGGAACGTGTCGGAGAAGACCCACGCCGTACGGCCACCGGGGAGCGGCACGGAGTAGGTGCTGTCCGCACCCGTCCAGCCCTTCCCGGTATTGCTGTAGGCGTTGAGCAACCCCTCGGGCGCGGCATGTGGAGTCGACTGGGCGGTCCAGTCCGTCTGGACGGCGCCACAGGTGGAGGCGGCCGCCGGGACCACGGGCACACTCAGGCCCGCAGCCGTCAGGGACAACGCGAAAAGCAGCCCTCTACGTCGTGACATGAAAATGATCAGATCACTTGGTCATTTTCCCTGTCAAGAGTCAGGGACGGATCAGGGCGCGTACCGAGAGTGGTGTTACCCGTTGGGTGGGAGGATCGACGGCATGAAGAACTTGATCATCAGGCTGCTGGTCAACGCGATCGCGTTGGCGGCGGCGAGCTGGATCGTCTCCGGAATCACCCTGCAGGGCGCGACCACCGGCAAGCGCGTGCTGACGCTGCTGATCGTGGCCGCGATCTTCGGCGTCGTGAACGCGATCGTGAAGCCCGTGGTGAAGGTGCTGTCCTTCCCGCTGCTGATCCTCACCCTGGGTCTGCTGACCTTCGTGATCAACGCGGCGATGCTGCTGCTGACGTCCTGGATCACCGGCAAGCTCGACGTCCAGTTCCACGTCGACGACTTCTGGTCCGCGCTCTTCGGCGCCCTGATCATCAGCGTCGTCGGCATGATCCTCAACGCCGTCCTGCCGGAGAAGGCCGAAGTGCACTAGTGCACGTCGAGATCGTCTGCAGCGGGAACATCTGCCGATCGCCGATG
This Kribbella sp. NBC_00482 DNA region includes the following protein-coding sequences:
- a CDS encoding DUF4185 domain-containing protein, which codes for MSRRRGLLFALSLTAAGLSVPVVPAAASTCGAVQTDWTAQSTPHAAPEGLLNAYSNTGKGWTGADSTYSVPLPGGRTAWVFSDTFLGPVNPDGTRPTTTPFINNSFVIQQGTKLKTVTGGTATNPTALVPPPSNGWYWFGAAQTSHAGRDLDVVALRFEKTGTGQWDWRWASNYLARFDTKTFKLKSLTPIPSSANVQWSGWLLRDRGYTYVYGVEDLGAAKYQHVARVRGDDLTAKPWEYWTGSGWSSDETASARLLQGVANEHSVTRWSDGYLLVTHDTNELFSKRVVGYFSCSPTGPWVKPVELYQTPETGGNIITYNSHDHPDLRRGTSLLVSYNVNSLVSDELYGDVSIYRPRFVSVTLAAAK
- a CDS encoding phage holin family protein, which gives rise to MKNLIIRLLVNAIALAAASWIVSGITLQGATTGKRVLTLLIVAAIFGVVNAIVKPVVKVLSFPLLILTLGLLTFVINAAMLLLTSWITGKLDVQFHVDDFWSALFGALIISVVGMILNAVLPEKAEVH